In Ursus arctos isolate Adak ecotype North America unplaced genomic scaffold, UrsArc2.0 scaffold_29, whole genome shotgun sequence, the following proteins share a genomic window:
- the DEFB114 gene encoding beta-defensin 114, which translates to MKIFYCLLHFLCYVTFILPATCSLVDPDRCTKIFGYCRRRCFKYEKQIDVCLSPSKICCIERLFEED; encoded by the exons ATGAAGATCTTTTACTGTCTCCTCCATTTTCTGTGTTATGTGACCTTCATCCTACCAG CCACATGTTCCTTGGTGGATCCTGATCGGTGCACAAAAATTTTCGGTTACTGTAGAAGACGCTGctttaaatatgaaaagcaaattgATGTATGTCTCTCCCCAAGTAAAATTTGCTGCATCGAGAGGTTATTTGAAGAAGATTAA